One genomic region from Streptomyces sp. NBC_01304 encodes:
- a CDS encoding LacI family DNA-binding transcriptional regulator, with translation MRHVMAHIPKQTTKQIADPPEHGATPSGPARPSAHRPVPTSADVARAAGVSRATVSYVLNNTTAVRISEPTRRRVREAAEELGYVPHAAARSLRAGHSRMVLMPTAQIPVGPLYSHFFNELQWALRRLDYTVVQYGSVGMSGDEAARAWAELRPVAVLIPGAGSLGPRGVGVLKRAGAKAVLTLGPERVEGAHTLLMDQREVGQCAGRHLIERGRRRIGVVVPVEAGLDIFAGPRLEGVRAAAEGTGAQVVPVPLELTEESAAELAGRWRGLGLDAVFAYNDEYAMLLMRALQDAGVSVPEETALIGADDLLLGRLLRPRLSTVHLELPSGQRLAELVDRVVRDPGGPLEVHDLMVATAVPRDST, from the coding sequence ATGCGGCACGTCATGGCGCACATACCGAAGCAGACCACGAAGCAGATCGCAGACCCACCGGAGCACGGGGCCACCCCGTCGGGGCCGGCCCGGCCGTCGGCGCACCGGCCGGTGCCCACGAGCGCCGACGTGGCGCGCGCCGCGGGGGTCTCGCGTGCGACGGTCTCGTACGTCCTCAACAACACCACCGCCGTACGCATCAGCGAGCCCACCCGGCGCCGGGTGCGCGAGGCCGCCGAGGAGCTCGGCTATGTGCCGCACGCCGCGGCCCGCAGCCTGCGCGCCGGGCACAGCCGGATGGTGCTCATGCCGACCGCGCAGATCCCGGTCGGCCCGCTCTACAGCCACTTCTTCAACGAGCTGCAGTGGGCGCTGCGCCGCCTCGACTACACGGTGGTGCAGTACGGCAGCGTCGGCATGAGCGGCGACGAGGCCGCCCGCGCCTGGGCCGAACTCCGCCCGGTCGCCGTCCTCATCCCGGGCGCGGGCTCCCTGGGCCCGCGCGGCGTCGGCGTCCTGAAGCGTGCCGGGGCCAAGGCCGTGCTGACCCTCGGGCCCGAGCGCGTCGAGGGCGCCCACACCCTGCTCATGGACCAGCGCGAGGTCGGGCAGTGCGCGGGCCGGCACCTGATCGAGCGGGGCCGGCGCCGGATCGGCGTGGTCGTGCCGGTGGAGGCGGGCCTGGACATCTTCGCCGGGCCGCGCCTCGAGGGTGTGCGGGCGGCGGCCGAGGGCACGGGTGCGCAGGTCGTGCCGGTGCCTCTCGAGCTCACCGAGGAGTCCGCGGCCGAGCTGGCCGGGCGGTGGCGTGGTCTGGGCCTGGACGCGGTGTTCGCGTACAACGACGAGTACGCGATGCTGCTGATGCGTGCGCTGCAGGACGCGGGCGTTTCCGTCCCGGAGGAGACCGCGCTGATCGGCGCGGACGACCTTCTGCTCGGTCGCCTTCTGCGGCCCCGGCTGAGCACGGTCCACCTGGAACTTCCGTCGGGGCAGCGGCTCGCGGAGCTGGTGGACCGGGTCGTGCGGGACCCCGGTGGGCCGCTGGAGGTGCACGACCTGATGGTGGCCACGGCGGTCCCGCGGGACTCGACATAA
- a CDS encoding amidase gives MTCRIFPDGTDSAPGRTWPAGNSLATVPNCAYHKALLTGNVRTYRQTPAREVSRMSPDRAAGLAQTARSLADGETSSRAQVEQALARIEASQDSLNAFRLVRAEAALAEAEDADKRLAAGERLPLLGVPIAVKDDMDVAGEPTAFGCRGDFPRKTEDAEAVRRLRAAGAVVVGKTNSCELGQWPFTEGPAFGDTRNPWNTRHTPGGSSGGSAAAVAAGLVSAALGSDGAGSVRIPAAWTHLVGIKPQRGRISSMPDPEAFKGITVNGPLARTVEDAALLLDAASGSHPGDLHKPPPVELAAAARREPGRLRIAVSLKMPFTATPKRLTPVVRAAVLQLADKLAALGHHVEEADPHYGPIGLTFVPRGTAGIAEWVDRVPDPALLDPRTREAARLGRLLGGAPLRLARRAEARLHRRVGAIFHSYDVVLAPTTATPPPRIGTIAKMNGWRTDRAMIAACPYAWTWNVLGWPGVNVPAGFAPGELPLGAQLLGPANSEPLLVSLAAQLEAELKWYERRPAQAT, from the coding sequence ATGACGTGCCGCATCTTTCCAGACGGCACCGACAGCGCGCCCGGCAGGACCTGGCCGGCCGGGAACTCCCTTGCGACCGTGCCGAATTGTGCGTACCACAAGGCGCTACTGACAGGTAACGTGCGGACGTACCGGCAGACCCCCGCCCGAGAGGTGTCCCGTATGAGCCCCGACCGTGCCGCAGGACTGGCGCAGACCGCCAGGTCCCTCGCCGACGGTGAGACCTCGTCCCGTGCGCAGGTGGAGCAGGCGCTCGCCCGGATCGAGGCCTCGCAGGACTCGTTGAACGCGTTCCGGCTGGTGCGGGCCGAGGCCGCGCTCGCCGAGGCGGAGGACGCCGACAAGCGTCTCGCCGCCGGCGAGCGGCTGCCGCTGCTCGGGGTGCCGATCGCCGTCAAGGACGACATGGATGTGGCGGGCGAGCCGACGGCGTTCGGCTGCCGCGGGGACTTCCCGCGCAAGACCGAGGACGCCGAGGCGGTACGCAGGCTGCGCGCGGCCGGCGCCGTCGTCGTGGGCAAGACCAACAGCTGTGAACTGGGGCAGTGGCCCTTCACCGAGGGCCCGGCCTTCGGTGACACCCGCAACCCGTGGAACACCCGGCACACGCCCGGGGGTTCGTCGGGCGGTTCGGCGGCGGCCGTCGCGGCGGGCCTGGTGTCCGCGGCGCTCGGCTCGGACGGCGCGGGCTCGGTGCGGATCCCCGCCGCCTGGACACATCTGGTCGGCATCAAGCCGCAGCGCGGCCGCATCTCGTCGATGCCGGATCCGGAAGCCTTCAAGGGCATCACCGTGAACGGGCCCCTCGCGAGGACGGTCGAGGACGCGGCGCTGCTGCTCGACGCGGCCAGCGGCAGCCACCCCGGCGATCTGCACAAGCCGCCGCCGGTCGAGCTGGCGGCGGCGGCCCGGCGCGAGCCCGGGCGGCTGCGGATCGCGGTGTCGTTGAAGATGCCGTTCACCGCCACCCCGAAGCGGCTCACCCCGGTGGTCCGGGCGGCCGTCCTGCAGCTCGCGGACAAGCTGGCCGCGCTCGGCCACCACGTCGAGGAGGCCGACCCGCACTACGGGCCGATCGGGCTGACCTTCGTGCCGCGGGGCACGGCGGGCATCGCCGAGTGGGTCGACCGGGTGCCCGACCCCGCACTGCTCGACCCCCGCACCCGGGAGGCGGCCCGGCTCGGGCGGCTGCTCGGCGGGGCGCCGCTGCGGCTCGCCCGGCGCGCGGAGGCGCGGCTGCACCGGCGAGTGGGCGCGATCTTCCACTCGTACGACGTGGTGCTCGCCCCGACGACGGCCACGCCGCCCCCGCGGATCGGCACCATCGCCAAGATGAACGGCTGGCGCACCGACCGGGCGATGATCGCGGCCTGCCCGTACGCCTGGACGTGGAACGTGCTGGGCTGGCCGGGCGTGAACGTACCGGCGGGGTTCGCCCCGGGTGAACTGCCGCTGGGCGCCCAGCTGTTGGGCCCGGCCAACAGCGAACCGCTGCTCGTGTCGCTGGCCGCGCAGCTGGAGGCGGAGCTGAAGTGGTACGAGAGGCGGCCGGCGCAAGCCACGTAG
- a CDS encoding flotillin family protein, with translation MVFGVVAGVALGALLVLIVLFKLMWRVAEPNEALIISGSKHRTEGLGEGMGFRIVTGRGTLVIPGVQAVRKLSLDLNETDLSVECVTHQGIPLKIRGVVIFKVGDDFVSIANAGRRFLDQQKLMAERVHNVFAGHLRSIVGGLTVEDMIRDRDKLTGQTRSACGTEMEKLGLIVDSLQIHEIDDPTGYIKNLAMPHAAAVHRDARIAQAEANRLATEAEQAAAARMSEATRDSEILQAGYQAERDKAAASSRQAGPLADAAARQEVVVQETRVAELESHRREQQLQADVRKPADAAAYETRTRADADRDARVSAAQAKAKETELASAASATATRLTGEAEAAATEARGLAAAAAVKANGLAEADAIKARAQALTENQEAVIAQQLAEKWPEIVAAGAGAFDSIDHMVLLNGADGMSDLFTKALTMGGTGLGLARQLLGAMNGQPDGQSPNGTKAVGLPAQQAPAPPRSERIAVGGDDEVKPDETIKPG, from the coding sequence GTGGTCTTCGGAGTAGTCGCGGGAGTCGCGCTGGGCGCACTCCTGGTTCTGATCGTTCTGTTCAAACTGATGTGGCGGGTCGCGGAACCCAATGAGGCCCTGATCATCTCGGGGTCCAAGCACCGCACCGAGGGTCTCGGTGAGGGCATGGGATTCCGTATCGTCACCGGGCGCGGCACCCTGGTCATCCCCGGGGTGCAGGCCGTGCGGAAGCTGTCGCTCGATCTCAACGAGACCGATCTGTCGGTCGAGTGCGTCACGCACCAGGGCATTCCGCTGAAGATCCGGGGCGTGGTCATCTTCAAGGTCGGCGACGACTTCGTGTCGATCGCCAACGCGGGGCGCCGCTTCCTCGACCAGCAGAAGCTGATGGCCGAGCGGGTGCACAACGTGTTCGCGGGTCATCTGCGGTCCATCGTGGGCGGGTTGACGGTCGAGGACATGATTCGCGACCGGGACAAGCTCACCGGGCAGACGCGCTCCGCGTGCGGCACCGAGATGGAGAAGCTCGGGCTGATCGTGGACTCGCTGCAGATCCATGAGATCGACGACCCGACCGGGTACATCAAGAACCTCGCCATGCCGCACGCCGCGGCCGTCCACCGCGACGCCCGGATCGCGCAGGCCGAGGCCAACCGCCTCGCCACCGAGGCCGAACAGGCCGCCGCCGCCCGGATGTCGGAGGCCACCCGGGACAGCGAGATCCTCCAGGCCGGCTATCAGGCGGAGCGCGACAAGGCCGCCGCCAGTTCCCGGCAGGCGGGCCCGCTCGCCGACGCGGCGGCCCGCCAGGAGGTCGTCGTCCAGGAGACCCGCGTCGCCGAACTCGAGTCGCACCGCCGCGAGCAGCAGCTCCAGGCCGACGTGCGCAAACCCGCCGACGCGGCGGCTTACGAGACCCGTACCCGCGCCGACGCCGACCGCGACGCCCGGGTCTCGGCCGCCCAGGCGAAGGCCAAGGAGACCGAACTGGCCAGCGCCGCCTCCGCCACCGCGACCCGGCTGACGGGTGAGGCCGAGGCGGCGGCCACCGAGGCGCGCGGGCTCGCCGCGGCCGCCGCGGTGAAGGCGAACGGTCTCGCCGAGGCGGACGCCATCAAGGCCCGGGCCCAGGCCCTCACCGAGAACCAGGAAGCGGTCATCGCCCAGCAACTCGCCGAGAAGTGGCCGGAGATCGTGGCTGCCGGGGCGGGCGCCTTCGACAGCATCGACCACATGGTGCTGCTCAATGGCGCGGACGGGATGTCGGACCTGTTCACCAAGGCGCTGACGATGGGCGGCACGGGGCTCGGGCTCGCCCGGCAGTTGCTCGGTGCCATGAACGGGCAGCCGGACGGCCAGTCCCCGAACGGCACCAAGGCGGTCGGTCTGCCCGCGCAGCAGGCGCCGGCTCCGCCCAGGTCGGAGCGCATCGCCGTCGGTGGCGACGACGAGGTCAAGCCGGACGAGACCATCAAGCCCGGCTGA